From a region of the Balaenoptera ricei isolate mBalRic1 chromosome 11, mBalRic1.hap2, whole genome shotgun sequence genome:
- the LOC132374124 gene encoding bolA-like protein 2, with the protein MELSAEYLREKLQRDLEAEHVEVEDTTPNRCASSFRVLVVSAKFEGKPLLQRHRLVNSCLAEELLHIHAFEQKTLTPEQWTREQQK; encoded by the coding sequence ATGGAACTCAGCGCCGAGTATCTCCGGGAGAAGCTGCAGCGGGACCTGGAGGCGGAACACGTGGAAGTGGAGGACACGACTCCCAACCGTTGCGCATCCAGCTTCCGAGTCCTCGTGGTGTCGGCCAAGTTTGAGGGAAAGCCGCTGCTTCAGAGACACCGGCTTGTGAACAGTTGCCTAGCAGAAGAGCTCCTGCACATCCATGCCTTTGAGCAGAAAACCCTGACTCCAGAGCAGTGGACCCGTGAGCAGCAGAAATAA